One Massilia sp. 9096 genomic window carries:
- a CDS encoding TonB-dependent receptor: MRTIHLRPVCAAIVILCAQAPAFAQDANGGAAQASDRGAGAGANESQNARANADAEAANAAVSPAAPTQPGQIQQITVTGLRSSIRSAEAIKRNSMQVVDSINAEDIGKFPDRAAGDALQRIAGVQVQRDRGETSSVIIRGLPDVVTTLNGMEYFTGNGRRLSYQDLPVQSIGGLDVYKTATPNQLEGGIAGGVDVRLRMPFDLKGFNASGFVEDRRQTVNGSSATDDKNNPGGGFSLSNRWNTSYGEIGALVDVAFNREHWGYPVQWDDRPTNVYSVNPNTGVGLRNLNTPVGPLNPGDVLGEFPNVGGIYNAGDRDRGSLHGAFQWKVNPTLVADVQYLGTGYRGRNAVDYMIANSTWTPTINNVKLAPTGSYCNTPEGVICPILSANHPAAQFGGPYDWDPYVATSTQAQKEHTVTHFLSQGLNYREGRWKASSNLAWVKSTFVNDTVIVDQQVPGASADIYTYGADGHGGYNSVTTPTSAAPLRDPNQFVLRGLSQNWTVTKGEQVQWRGDTSYRLGDGFFEGIDAGLRFSQHRASAHSAQGNNDFAGTRPSPTAAFGSSFDTLVPGLDRLGGPWVTPSRDYLIDQADTVRALYGAPLGRLPEDPTRAFEESEQTNTLYLAARFKTQVSSVDVSGTAGVRYVHVNRTLRGNSRIGDVISPIDTSSSENNVLPSASLIFGWTERLQSHLSAGKTITRPDFASLNPALSLSPATVNAPGTGSAGNADLRPTSSKNIDATLEYYFPKNGYAQIALFNRNIDGYLQNMETTETIDGQSYRVTRPQNSGSGRLKGAELGIQKFFDFLPGPWSNFGAQFNYTWIDGENQTLTSPTSNTYMTTALTNVAKQNYNFALLYEGNGITGRLTATHRGDYVEQIAEPRFGQDRTVKATTFVDLSVSYAITPKISLQLDAINLTHQKFESELGPYEPRDVRYNPTTYGLGLRFSL, translated from the coding sequence ATGAGAACCATCCACCTGCGTCCGGTATGCGCCGCGATCGTGATCCTGTGCGCGCAAGCGCCGGCGTTCGCCCAGGACGCCAACGGCGGCGCGGCCCAGGCATCCGATCGCGGCGCCGGGGCCGGCGCCAACGAAAGCCAGAACGCACGCGCCAACGCCGACGCCGAGGCCGCGAACGCCGCCGTCAGCCCGGCGGCCCCGACCCAGCCCGGCCAGATTCAACAAATCACCGTCACCGGCCTGCGCAGCAGCATCCGCAGCGCCGAGGCGATCAAGCGCAACTCGATGCAGGTGGTCGATTCGATCAACGCCGAAGACATCGGCAAGTTCCCCGACCGCGCCGCTGGCGACGCGCTGCAGCGCATCGCCGGCGTGCAGGTCCAGCGCGACCGCGGCGAGACCAGTTCGGTCATCATCCGCGGCCTGCCGGACGTGGTCACCACGCTCAACGGCATGGAGTACTTCACCGGCAACGGCCGGCGCCTGTCCTACCAGGACTTGCCGGTCCAGTCGATCGGCGGCCTGGACGTGTACAAGACCGCCACCCCGAACCAGCTCGAAGGCGGCATCGCCGGCGGCGTCGACGTGCGCCTGCGCATGCCGTTCGACCTGAAAGGCTTCAACGCCTCGGGCTTCGTCGAAGACCGGCGCCAGACCGTCAACGGCTCGTCCGCCACCGACGACAAGAACAACCCGGGCGGCGGCTTCTCGCTCAGCAACCGCTGGAACACCAGCTACGGCGAGATCGGCGCGCTGGTCGACGTCGCCTTCAACCGCGAGCACTGGGGCTATCCGGTGCAGTGGGACGACCGTCCCACCAACGTGTATTCGGTCAACCCGAACACCGGCGTCGGCCTGCGCAACCTGAACACGCCGGTGGGGCCGCTCAACCCGGGCGACGTGCTGGGCGAATTCCCCAACGTCGGCGGCATCTACAACGCCGGCGACCGCGACCGCGGCAGCCTGCACGGCGCCTTCCAGTGGAAGGTCAATCCGACCCTGGTGGCCGACGTCCAGTACCTCGGCACCGGCTACCGCGGGCGCAACGCGGTCGACTACATGATCGCCAACTCGACCTGGACGCCGACCATCAACAACGTCAAGCTGGCGCCGACCGGCAGCTACTGCAATACGCCGGAAGGGGTGATCTGCCCGATCCTGTCGGCCAACCATCCGGCCGCGCAGTTCGGCGGGCCCTACGACTGGGATCCCTACGTCGCGACCAGCACCCAGGCGCAAAAGGAGCACACGGTCACCCACTTCCTGAGCCAGGGCCTGAACTACCGTGAAGGCCGCTGGAAGGCCAGCTCGAACCTGGCCTGGGTCAAGTCGACGTTCGTGAACGACACCGTGATCGTCGACCAGCAGGTGCCGGGCGCCAGCGCCGACATCTACACCTATGGCGCCGACGGCCATGGCGGCTACAACAGCGTCACCACGCCGACCAGCGCCGCGCCGCTGCGCGACCCGAACCAGTTCGTGCTGCGCGGCCTGTCGCAGAACTGGACCGTCACCAAGGGCGAGCAGGTGCAGTGGCGCGGCGACACGTCGTACCGCCTCGGCGACGGCTTCTTCGAGGGCATCGATGCCGGCCTGCGCTTCTCGCAGCACCGCGCCAGCGCCCACAGCGCCCAGGGCAACAACGATTTCGCCGGCACGCGACCGAGCCCGACGGCGGCGTTCGGCTCGTCGTTCGATACCCTGGTGCCGGGCCTGGACCGCCTCGGCGGCCCGTGGGTCACGCCGTCGCGCGACTACCTGATCGACCAGGCCGACACCGTGCGCGCCCTGTACGGCGCGCCACTGGGCCGCCTGCCGGAAGACCCGACCCGCGCCTTCGAAGAGTCCGAGCAGACCAACACGCTGTACCTGGCGGCGCGCTTCAAGACCCAGGTCAGCAGCGTCGACGTGTCCGGCACCGCCGGCGTGCGCTACGTGCACGTCAACCGCACGCTGCGCGGCAACAGCCGCATCGGCGACGTGATCAGCCCGATCGACACCTCGTCGTCGGAAAACAACGTGCTGCCGAGCGCCTCGCTGATCTTCGGCTGGACCGAGCGCCTGCAGTCGCACCTCTCGGCCGGCAAGACCATCACCCGCCCGGACTTCGCGTCGCTGAACCCGGCGCTGTCGCTGTCGCCGGCGACGGTCAACGCGCCCGGCACCGGCTCGGCCGGCAATGCCGACCTGCGCCCGACCAGCTCGAAGAACATCGACGCCACGCTCGAGTACTACTTCCCCAAGAACGGCTACGCCCAGATCGCGCTGTTCAACCGCAACATCGACGGCTACCTGCAAAACATGGAGACGACCGAAACCATCGACGGCCAGAGCTACCGCGTGACGCGCCCGCAGAACTCGGGCTCGGGCAGGCTCAAAGGCGCCGAGCTCGGCATCCAGAAGTTCTTCGACTTCCTGCCGGGACCGTGGAGCAATTTCGGCGCGCAGTTCAACTACACCTGGATCGATGGCGAGAACCAGACCCTCACCAGCCCGACCAGCAACACCTACATGACGACGGCGCTGACCAACGTCGCCAAGCAGAACTACAACTTCGCGCTGCTGTACGAGGGCAACGGCATCACCGGGCGCCTGACCGCGACCCACCGCGGCGACTACGTCGAGCAGATCGCCGAGCCGCGCTTCGGCCAGGACCGCACGGTCAAGGCGACCACCTTCGTCGACCTCAGCGTCTCGTATGCGATCACGCCGAAGATCTCGCTGCAGCTCGATGCGATCAACCTGACGCACCAGAAGTTCGAGAGCGAACTGGGCCCGTACGAACCGCGCGACGTGCGCTACAACCCCACGACTTATGGCCTGGGACTGCGCTTCTCCCTGTAA
- a CDS encoding dihydrolipoamide acetyltransferase family protein — MGIHVIKMPDLGEGIAEVEVVAWRVKPGDAIKEDQVLADVMTDKATVEIPSPVHGTVLALGGDVGQSLAVGAELIRLEVEGAGNAAGASVAAPAGAKAEAKGEIRVSTADYEPADLPHGPVEAPRHIVAPERAAQAGPASPPAPAPAREPARPPARPYVQGGAAAAGSPARALARAQGEAPLAAPAVRKRAWDMGIELQFVAASGPAGRVTHADLDAFVAGQRHGHAAAGADERYAALEGEQAVPLIGLRRKIAEKMQMAKRQIPHFTYVEEVDVTELEALRTQLNARYGDERPRLTLLPLLMRALVLAVRKFPEVNARYDDQANIVTRYNPVHIGIATQTDAGLMVPVVRNAEARDPWASAQEIVRLADAARTGKAVRDELSGSTITITSLGPLGGIVTTPVINHPEVAIVGVNRILERPVVKNGGLVPRKLMNLSSSFDHRVIDGMVAAEFIQTIRGYLETPATLFIE; from the coding sequence ATGGGAATTCACGTCATCAAGATGCCGGACCTGGGCGAAGGCATCGCGGAAGTCGAAGTGGTCGCCTGGCGCGTCAAGCCGGGCGATGCGATCAAGGAAGACCAGGTGCTGGCCGACGTCATGACCGACAAGGCCACCGTCGAGATTCCGTCGCCGGTGCACGGCACCGTGCTGGCGCTGGGCGGCGACGTCGGGCAGTCGCTGGCCGTGGGCGCCGAGCTGATCCGCCTGGAAGTGGAAGGCGCCGGCAATGCCGCGGGCGCCAGCGTGGCCGCTCCGGCGGGCGCCAAGGCCGAAGCGAAGGGGGAAATCCGGGTCAGCACGGCCGACTACGAGCCGGCCGACCTCCCGCACGGGCCGGTCGAAGCGCCGCGCCACATCGTCGCGCCTGAGCGTGCGGCGCAGGCGGGACCTGCATCCCCGCCAGCACCGGCACCGGCGCGCGAACCAGCCAGGCCGCCCGCGCGCCCCTACGTGCAAGGCGGCGCGGCTGCGGCAGGTTCGCCCGCACGCGCCCTCGCGCGCGCGCAGGGCGAGGCCCCGCTGGCCGCCCCGGCCGTGCGCAAGCGCGCCTGGGACATGGGCATCGAGCTGCAATTCGTGGCCGCCAGCGGCCCGGCCGGCCGCGTCACGCATGCCGACCTCGACGCGTTTGTCGCCGGGCAGCGCCACGGCCACGCGGCCGCCGGCGCCGACGAGCGCTACGCCGCGCTGGAAGGCGAACAGGCCGTGCCCCTGATCGGCCTACGCCGCAAGATCGCCGAGAAGATGCAGATGGCCAAGCGCCAGATTCCGCACTTCACCTACGTCGAGGAAGTCGACGTCACCGAACTGGAAGCGCTGCGCACGCAACTGAACGCGCGCTACGGCGACGAACGCCCGCGCCTGACCCTGCTGCCGCTGCTGATGCGGGCGCTGGTGCTGGCCGTGCGCAAGTTCCCCGAGGTGAACGCGCGCTACGACGACCAGGCCAACATCGTGACGCGCTACAACCCGGTCCACATCGGCATCGCGACCCAGACCGACGCCGGCCTGATGGTGCCGGTGGTGCGCAACGCCGAGGCGCGCGATCCCTGGGCCAGCGCCCAGGAAATCGTGCGCCTGGCCGACGCCGCCCGCACCGGCAAGGCCGTGCGCGACGAGCTGTCCGGCTCGACGATCACGATCACCAGCCTGGGGCCGTTGGGCGGCATCGTCACCACGCCGGTGATTAACCATCCGGAAGTGGCGATCGTCGGCGTGAACCGCATCCTAGAGCGTCCGGTCGTCAAGAACGGCGGCCTGGTGCCGCGCAAGCTGATGAACCTGTCGTCCTCGTTCGACCACCGCGTGATCGACGGCATGGTCGCGGCCGAGTTCATCCAGACCATCCGCGGCTACCTGGAAACCCCGGCCACGCTGTTCATCGAATAA
- a CDS encoding glycoside hydrolase family 43 protein: MNKTYQNPVYPDTMADPFVLKHEGVYYAYGTAPGGADGRQIPVLRSTDLVSWEPAGHALDDNGHEYYWAPEVAFHEGRFYMYFSSGSAPEGVDQKLRVAVAERPEGPFVDAGKILVPDQPFSIDAHPFRDADGQWYLFYCVDFLELSDDHRIGTGIVVDKLVDMTTLAGQPLTVVRPHHDWHVFRKGRPMYGKVYDWHTVEGAAVQIHDGKYYCFYSGGAWERENYGVSYVVATHPMGPYRRPEGGHEALLMRTPSSGQLVGPGHNSFTVSPDGKETWIVYHAWDPEHTTRRMCIDKMDWIGARPVTVGPTWSEEAAPSAAPTAG, encoded by the coding sequence ATGAACAAGACGTATCAGAACCCGGTCTATCCGGACACCATGGCCGACCCGTTCGTGCTGAAACACGAGGGCGTCTACTACGCCTACGGCACGGCGCCGGGCGGGGCGGACGGGCGCCAGATCCCGGTGCTGCGCTCGACCGATCTGGTCAGCTGGGAACCGGCCGGCCATGCGCTCGACGACAACGGCCACGAATACTACTGGGCGCCGGAGGTGGCGTTCCACGAGGGCCGCTTCTACATGTATTTTTCGTCCGGCTCGGCGCCCGAAGGCGTCGATCAGAAGCTGCGCGTGGCGGTCGCCGAACGCCCGGAAGGCCCGTTCGTCGACGCCGGCAAGATCCTGGTGCCGGACCAGCCGTTCTCGATCGACGCCCATCCCTTCCGCGACGCCGACGGCCAGTGGTACCTGTTCTACTGCGTCGATTTCCTCGAGCTGTCGGACGACCACCGCATCGGCACCGGCATCGTGGTCGACAAGCTGGTCGATATGACCACGCTGGCCGGCCAGCCGCTCACGGTGGTGCGGCCGCACCACGACTGGCACGTGTTCCGCAAGGGCCGGCCGATGTACGGCAAGGTCTACGACTGGCACACGGTCGAGGGCGCGGCGGTGCAGATCCACGACGGCAAGTACTACTGCTTCTACAGCGGCGGGGCCTGGGAGCGCGAGAATTACGGCGTCAGCTACGTCGTCGCCACCCATCCGATGGGGCCGTACCGCAGGCCGGAGGGCGGCCACGAGGCGCTGCTGATGCGCACCCCAAGCTCGGGCCAATTGGTCGGCCCGGGGCACAACTCGTTCACGGTCTCGCCGGACGGCAAGGAGACCTGGATCGTGTACCACGCCTGGGACCCCGAGCACACCACGCGCCGCATGTGCATCGACAAGATGGACTGGATCGGCGCGCGGCCGGTGACGGTGGGGCCGACCTGGAGCGAGGAAGCGGCACCCTCCGCGGCGCCCACTGCGGGCTGA
- a CDS encoding M61 family metallopeptidase encodes MKRALLATAFTLTLGAAHADVGYQLRITDAAHHLAEVSATFPAAAGTTLDVQMPNWRTGRYQMLNLANGVRQFKAVNQDGQALPVTKLDKGTWRVQTHAGDRVTVSYELYANVLGERTRHIDDTHAYLDASGVFVYTDAARAQPVTVKLDVPAGWQSRSGMDSGNCAHCFVAPNYDVLIDSPIETGIHEFHTSQVDGKQIDVAIWGRGNYDSKQMVQDLGKIVAQAGKLFGGKYPFQQRYLFIVHATDGAGGATEHINSTVIQVPRWRFHEHKDYLRFLNTAAHEFFHTWNVKAYRPKEMVPYRFQVENYNPLLWMAEGNTSYFAELITLRAGLEKRDEFLENTAKALDDYRHTPGRFQQSASESSFDEWIAGGDPDRARNASVNIYGKGQMLGLAMDLTLRQQTHGAKGLEDVHRILYAQHSVAQGGYDPADIRAALKQVSGQDWSGWWAQYVDGTAEIPFDALLADAGLQALVDVPKDADDKQEWWAGWRVREGSDPALVTEVERDSPAWKAGIVPGDTLLAVNGIRVSAKDLSDRMSFIGNAPFKVHLFRRDELMELPVTPIQQPKGKFKLKASDKPGAAQKTVNAAWLGLPWPKDEPAKK; translated from the coding sequence ATGAAAAGAGCCCTCCTCGCCACCGCCTTCACCTTGACCCTCGGCGCCGCCCATGCCGACGTCGGCTACCAGCTGCGCATCACGGACGCCGCCCATCACCTGGCCGAGGTCAGCGCGACCTTCCCCGCCGCCGCCGGCACGACGCTGGACGTGCAGATGCCGAACTGGCGCACCGGGCGCTACCAGATGCTCAACCTGGCCAATGGCGTACGCCAGTTCAAGGCGGTCAACCAGGACGGCCAGGCGCTGCCGGTGACGAAGCTCGACAAGGGCACCTGGCGCGTCCAGACCCATGCGGGCGACCGGGTCACGGTCAGCTACGAGCTGTACGCAAACGTGCTGGGCGAGCGCACCCGCCACATCGACGACACCCACGCCTACCTCGACGCGTCCGGCGTGTTCGTCTACACCGATGCCGCGCGCGCCCAGCCGGTCACGGTCAAGCTGGACGTGCCGGCCGGCTGGCAGTCGCGCTCCGGCATGGACAGCGGCAACTGCGCGCACTGCTTCGTCGCGCCGAACTACGACGTGTTGATCGACTCGCCGATCGAGACCGGCATCCACGAATTCCACACCAGCCAGGTCGACGGCAAGCAGATCGACGTGGCGATCTGGGGCCGCGGCAACTACGACAGCAAGCAGATGGTGCAGGACCTCGGCAAGATCGTCGCCCAGGCCGGCAAGCTGTTCGGCGGCAAGTACCCGTTCCAGCAGCGCTACCTGTTCATCGTGCACGCGACCGACGGCGCCGGCGGCGCAACCGAACACATCAACTCCACCGTGATCCAGGTCCCGCGCTGGCGCTTCCACGAGCACAAGGATTACCTGCGCTTCCTGAACACCGCCGCGCACGAGTTCTTCCACACCTGGAACGTCAAGGCCTATCGCCCCAAGGAGATGGTGCCCTACCGCTTCCAGGTCGAGAACTACAACCCGCTGCTGTGGATGGCCGAGGGCAATACCTCCTACTTTGCCGAACTGATCACGCTGCGCGCCGGCCTGGAAAAGCGCGATGAATTCCTCGAGAACACCGCCAAGGCGCTCGACGACTACCGCCACACGCCGGGGCGCTTCCAGCAAAGCGCGAGCGAATCGAGCTTCGACGAGTGGATCGCCGGCGGCGATCCCGACCGCGCGCGCAACGCCTCGGTCAACATCTACGGCAAAGGGCAGATGCTCGGCCTGGCGATGGACTTGACGCTGCGCCAGCAGACCCACGGCGCCAAGGGCCTGGAAGACGTGCACCGCATCCTGTACGCCCAGCATTCGGTGGCGCAAGGCGGCTACGACCCGGCCGATATCCGCGCCGCGCTGAAACAGGTCAGCGGCCAGGACTGGAGCGGCTGGTGGGCGCAGTACGTCGACGGCACCGCCGAGATTCCGTTCGACGCCCTGCTCGCGGACGCAGGACTGCAGGCGCTGGTCGACGTGCCGAAGGACGCCGACGACAAGCAGGAATGGTGGGCCGGCTGGCGTGTGCGCGAGGGCAGCGACCCGGCGCTCGTGACCGAGGTCGAACGCGACAGCCCGGCGTGGAAGGCCGGCATCGTCCCGGGCGACACGCTGCTGGCAGTGAACGGCATCCGCGTCTCGGCCAAGGATTTGTCCGATCGCATGTCCTTCATCGGCAATGCGCCGTTCAAAGTGCACCTGTTTCGCCGCGACGAACTGATGGAGCTGCCGGTCACGCCGATCCAGCAGCCGAAAGGCAAGTTCAAGCTGAAAGCGTCGGACAAGCCCGGCGCGGCGCAAAAGACGGTGAATGCCGCCTGGCTGGGGCTGCCGTGGCCGAAGGACGAACCGGCCAAGAAGTGA
- the lpdA gene encoding dihydrolipoyl dehydrogenase: protein MTVQNETTTLLVIGGGPGGYVAAIRAGQLGIPTILVDAGQLGGTCLNIGCIPSKALIHAAEEFHKAGAHADGSSPLGIRAGKPEIDLAKTVGWKDGVVKRLTGGVGALLKKNGVKSVNGWARILDGKTVEVSGADGDTTRIRCEHLLLASGSEAVELPFLPFGGEVVSSTEALSPATLPEHLVVVGAGYIGLELGTAYRKLGARVTVVEMAGRVLPAYDDELARPVAASLKRLGIDVHLESSVLGMREDGKSVRVKNGGGEELAIAADRVLVAVGRRPRTSGFGLDSLLLDMNGRAVRIDNQCRTSMRNVWAIGDLTGEPMLAHRAMAQGEMVAEIIAGKRRHFTPAAIPAVCFTDPEVVVVGLTPAEAARQGLDCISASFPFAANGRAMTIEGTDGFVRVVARKDNHLIVGWQAVGAAVSELSTAFVQSIEMGAQLEDVGGTIHAHPTLGEAVQEAALRAMGHALHI, encoded by the coding sequence ATGACTGTGCAAAACGAGACAACGACCCTGCTGGTGATCGGCGGCGGGCCGGGCGGCTACGTCGCCGCGATCCGCGCCGGCCAGCTAGGCATCCCGACCATCCTGGTCGATGCCGGCCAGCTGGGCGGCACTTGCCTGAACATCGGCTGTATCCCGTCCAAGGCGCTGATCCATGCGGCCGAGGAATTCCACAAAGCCGGCGCCCACGCGGACGGCAGCTCGCCGCTGGGCATCCGCGCCGGCAAGCCGGAAATCGACCTGGCTAAGACCGTCGGCTGGAAGGATGGCGTGGTCAAGCGCCTGACCGGCGGCGTCGGCGCGCTGCTCAAGAAAAACGGCGTCAAGTCCGTCAACGGCTGGGCGCGCATCCTGGATGGCAAGACCGTGGAAGTCAGCGGCGCCGACGGCGATACGACCCGCATCCGCTGCGAACACCTGCTGCTGGCGAGCGGCTCGGAAGCGGTCGAGCTGCCTTTCTTGCCGTTCGGCGGCGAGGTGGTGTCGAGCACCGAGGCGCTGTCGCCCGCCACCCTGCCCGAGCACCTGGTGGTGGTCGGCGCGGGCTACATCGGCCTGGAGCTGGGCACCGCCTACCGCAAGCTGGGTGCGCGCGTCACCGTGGTCGAAATGGCGGGCCGCGTGCTGCCGGCCTACGACGACGAGCTGGCGCGCCCGGTCGCGGCCAGCCTCAAGCGCCTTGGCATCGACGTGCACCTCGAATCGAGCGTGCTCGGCATGAGAGAAGACGGCAAGTCGGTGCGCGTCAAGAATGGCGGCGGCGAAGAGCTCGCCATCGCCGCGGACCGGGTGCTGGTCGCGGTCGGACGGCGTCCGCGCACGTCCGGCTTCGGCCTGGACAGCCTGCTGCTCGACATGAACGGGCGCGCCGTCCGCATCGACAACCAGTGCCGCACCTCGATGCGCAACGTGTGGGCCATCGGCGACCTGACCGGCGAGCCGATGCTGGCCCACCGTGCGATGGCGCAGGGTGAGATGGTGGCCGAGATCATCGCCGGCAAACGGCGCCACTTCACGCCGGCGGCGATTCCCGCCGTGTGCTTCACCGATCCGGAAGTCGTGGTGGTGGGGCTGACGCCGGCGGAAGCGGCGCGCCAGGGCCTGGACTGCATCAGCGCCAGCTTCCCGTTCGCCGCCAACGGCCGGGCGATGACGATCGAGGGCACGGATGGCTTCGTGCGCGTGGTCGCGCGCAAGGACAACCACCTGATCGTCGGCTGGCAGGCGGTCGGGGCGGCGGTATCGGAACTGTCCACCGCGTTCGTGCAATCGATCGAGATGGGGGCACAGCTGGAGGACGTGGGCGGCACCATCCATGCCCACCCGACCCTGGGCGAGGCGGTGCAGGAAGCGGCGCTGCGCGCAATGGGGCACGCGCTGCATATCTGA
- the kefC gene encoding glutathione-regulated potassium-efflux system protein KefC: MEDKLLLNALVYLGAAVLVVPFAKRLGMGTVLGYLVAGILIGPYGFKLIGGVEDTYNFAEFGVVLLLFLIGLELDPDRLWALRRPIFGWGGAQVVGVAAVLWAAALAVGIDWKVGLIAGLGLSMSSTAIALASLQERNLMPTPAGQAGFAILLFQDMAAIPMIAIVPLLGVADHASAGNPWLAGAKIVAVLAGLVLAGRFVLNPLLRVIARTDTREIFTAFALLLVIAIALLMQWIGLSMALGAFIAGVLLADSEYRHALETDLEPFKGLLLGLFFIAVGMSVDFSVFLANPLLILGLVAGFQVLKIGVLYALSRGLNMARGQHLQFALLLSQGGEFAFVVFGAAATARVFSPQVAAILVVVVALSMVVTPLVMMAYDRIAARRERDGSQPEPDAIEPNEDHVIIAGFGRFGQIVGRYLNSNGVRLTVLDHDPDQVEVLRRFGFKVFYGDATRADLLRAAGADKARAFVLAIDNIEDSLKLADFLRQDFPKLPIFARARNVTHYYQLLDRGVQVIERETFESALRLGRGVMSAGLGHSAFRARQSAQRFRRANLGLIMQLYPYYKDRDTFVSMSRRGREQLQEQIAREREAGDGEEARDWD; this comes from the coding sequence ATGGAAGATAAGCTGCTGCTCAACGCCCTGGTCTACCTCGGCGCCGCGGTGCTGGTGGTGCCGTTCGCCAAGCGGCTCGGCATGGGCACCGTGCTCGGCTACCTAGTGGCCGGCATCCTGATCGGCCCCTACGGCTTCAAGCTGATCGGTGGAGTCGAGGATACCTACAACTTCGCCGAATTCGGCGTGGTGCTGCTGCTGTTCCTGATCGGCCTGGAGCTCGACCCCGATCGCCTGTGGGCGCTGCGCCGCCCGATCTTCGGCTGGGGCGGGGCCCAGGTGGTCGGCGTGGCGGCGGTGCTGTGGGCGGCCGCGCTGGCGGTCGGCATCGACTGGAAGGTCGGCCTGATCGCCGGGCTCGGGCTGTCGATGTCCTCGACCGCGATCGCGCTCGCCTCGCTGCAGGAGCGCAACCTGATGCCGACCCCGGCCGGCCAGGCCGGCTTCGCGATCCTGCTGTTCCAGGACATGGCGGCGATCCCGATGATCGCCATCGTGCCGCTGCTGGGGGTGGCCGACCATGCCAGTGCGGGCAACCCGTGGCTGGCCGGCGCCAAGATCGTCGCCGTACTGGCCGGGCTGGTGCTGGCCGGACGCTTCGTGCTCAACCCGCTGCTGCGCGTCATCGCCCGGACCGACACGCGCGAGATCTTCACCGCGTTCGCGCTGCTGCTGGTGATCGCGATCGCCCTCCTGATGCAGTGGATCGGCCTGTCCATGGCGCTCGGCGCCTTCATCGCCGGCGTGCTGCTGGCCGATTCCGAATACCGCCACGCGCTCGAGACCGACCTCGAGCCGTTCAAGGGCCTGTTGCTCGGGCTGTTCTTCATCGCGGTCGGCATGTCGGTCGATTTTTCCGTATTCCTGGCCAATCCGCTGCTGATCCTGGGCCTGGTCGCCGGCTTCCAGGTGCTCAAGATCGGCGTGCTGTACGCCTTGTCGCGCGGCCTGAACATGGCGCGCGGTCAGCACCTGCAGTTCGCGCTGCTGCTGTCGCAGGGCGGCGAATTCGCCTTCGTGGTGTTCGGCGCCGCCGCCACCGCGCGCGTGTTCTCGCCGCAGGTGGCGGCGATCCTGGTGGTCGTGGTCGCGCTGTCGATGGTGGTCACGCCACTGGTGATGATGGCCTACGACCGCATCGCGGCCAGGCGCGAACGAGACGGCAGCCAACCCGAACCGGACGCGATCGAGCCGAACGAAGACCACGTGATCATCGCCGGCTTCGGGCGCTTCGGCCAGATCGTCGGCCGTTACCTGAATTCGAACGGCGTGCGTCTGACCGTGCTCGACCACGATCCCGACCAGGTCGAGGTGCTGCGCCGCTTCGGCTTCAAGGTGTTCTACGGCGACGCCACCCGCGCCGACCTGCTGCGCGCCGCCGGCGCCGACAAGGCGCGCGCCTTCGTGCTGGCGATCGACAACATCGAGGACAGCCTGAAGCTGGCGGATTTCTTGCGCCAGGACTTCCCCAAGCTGCCGATTTTCGCGCGCGCGCGCAACGTCACCCACTATTACCAGCTGCTCGACCGGGGCGTGCAGGTGATCGAGCGCGAGACCTTCGAGTCGGCGCTGCGGCTGGGGCGCGGCGTGATGAGCGCCGGCCTGGGCCACAGCGCCTTCCGCGCGCGCCAGTCGGCCCAGCGCTTCCGCCGCGCCAACCTCGGGCTGATCATGCAGCTCTACCCCTACTACAAGGACCGGGACACCTTCGTCTCGATGTCGCGGCGCGGTCGCGAGCAGCTGCAGGAACAGATCGCGCGCGAGCGCGAGGCCGGCGACGGCGAGGAAGCGCGAGATTGGGACTGA
- a CDS encoding NAD(P)H-dependent oxidoreductase yields MPTDDTPHVIVLYAHPAPQRSPLMRALASAAAELPGVLVRDLYELYPDFDVDGPAERALLEGARLAVFLHPIRWYGMPSLMKEWMEVVLLPGWAYGRHGEHGGNGDGPGPDAGGEPDSAPAAALQGKGYWLVTTTGSGPQAYRPGGLHGRAFADFLPPFEQAAALCGMDWIEPLVIHGAAGVDQAAIDTHVAELRRRLLAHAAAPVEGNAHGR; encoded by the coding sequence ATGCCAACCGACGACACCCCGCACGTGATCGTGCTCTACGCCCATCCCGCGCCGCAGCGCTCCCCCCTGATGCGCGCCCTGGCCAGCGCCGCCGCCGAGCTGCCCGGGGTGCTGGTGCGCGACCTGTACGAGCTCTACCCCGACTTCGACGTCGACGGCCCGGCCGAACGCGCACTGCTCGAGGGGGCACGCCTGGCCGTGTTCCTGCATCCGATCCGCTGGTACGGCATGCCCTCGCTGATGAAGGAATGGATGGAGGTGGTGCTGCTGCCCGGCTGGGCCTACGGACGACACGGCGAGCACGGCGGCAACGGCGACGGCCCCGGTCCGGACGCCGGCGGGGAGCCGGACAGCGCGCCTGCCGCGGCCCTGCAGGGCAAGGGCTACTGGCTGGTCACGACCACCGGCAGCGGCCCGCAGGCCTACCGCCCGGGCGGCCTGCACGGACGCGCCTTCGCCGACTTCCTGCCGCCGTTCGAACAGGCCGCCGCGCTGTGCGGCATGGACTGGATCGAGCCGCTCGTGATCCACGGCGCGGCCGGCGTCGATCAGGCGGCGATCGACACCCACGTGGCCGAATTGCGGCGCCGCCTGCTGGCCCATGCCGCCGCACCTGTCGAGGGAAACGCGCATGGAAGATAA